The bacterium genome contains the following window.
ATGTGAGCAGAGCACTCAAAGCTGCCCAAGAAGGGGCAAAACCCGACACGATAGTTGAAGGCGTGAAAATTATAGCTAACAAAATAAATGAGCTGCTCAAGCTTGAAGGTATTGAAGTTATTGAGCCCGACGGTATGCCCTTCGATCCACTTGAACACGATGCTGTAGCTGTTGAGCCAGTTGATAGCCCCGAACTTCACCACAAAGTTCTAAGAACTGTTCAGCGAGGATACAAGCGAGGCGAAAGGCTGATAATAGCGCCTAAGGTCGTTGTTGGCACATATAAGTCAGAGAACGAGAGCG
Protein-coding sequences here:
- a CDS encoding nucleotide exchange factor GrpE, coding for DKLREKLAKLEEENAELKDKNLRLAAEFENFRKRQEKIFAELLAQERDNIISKLLSIADDVSRALKAAQEGAKPDTIVEGVKIIANKINELLKLEGIEVIEPDGMPFDPLEHDAVAVEPVDSPELHHKVLRTVQRGYKRGERLIIAPKVVVGTYKSENESDKQGKDNDKNAEKS